GAGCAATCCGCTATAAGATGGACCCGCGGCGCATTAGCTAGTTGGTGAGGTAACGGCTCACCAAGGCGACGATGCGTAGCCGACCTGAGAGGGTGATCGGCCACATTGGAACTGAGACACGGTCCAGACTCCTACGGGAGGCAGCAGTGGGGAATATTGCACAATGGGCGAAAGCCTGATGCAGCAACGCCGCGTGGGTGATGAAGGTTTTCGGATCGTAAAGCCCTGTCTTTTGGGACGATAATGACGGTACCAAAGGAGGAAGCCACGGCTAACTACGTGCCAGCAGCCGCGGTAATACGTAGGTGGCAAGCGTTGTCCGGATTTACTGGGCGTAAAGGGAGCGTAGGCGGACCTTTAAGTGAGATGTGAAATACCCGAGCTCAACTTGGGTGCTGCATTTCAAACTGGAGGTCTAGAGTGTCGGAGAGGTAAGTGGAATTCCTAGTGTAGCGGTGAAATGCGTAGAGATTAGGAAGAACCCCGGTGGCGAAGGCGACTTACTGGACGATAACTGACGCTGAGGCTCGAAAGCGTGGGGAGCAAACAGGATTAGATACCCTGGTAGTCCACGCCGTAAACGATGAATACTAGGTGTGGGGGTTGTCATGACCTCCGTGCCGTCGCAAACGCATTAAGTATTCCGCCTGGGGAGTACGGTCGCAAGATTAAAACTCAAAGGAATTGACGGGGGCCCGCACAAGCAGCGGAGCATGTGGTTTAATTCGAAGCAACGCGAAGAACCTTACCTAGACTTGACATCTCCTGAATTACTCTTAATCGAGGAAGTCCCTTCGGGGACAGGAAGACAGGTGGTGCATGGTTGTCGTCAGCTCGTGTCGTGAGATGTTGGGTTAAGTCCCGCAACGAGCGCAACCCTTATTGTTAGTTGCTACCATTAAGTTGAGCACTCTAGCAAGACTGCCGTGGTTAACGCGGAGGAAGGTGGGGATGACGTCAAATCATCATGCCCCTTATGTCTAGGGCTACACACGTGCTACAATGGTGAGTACAAAGAGACGCAAAACCGTGAGGTGGAGCAAAACTCAAAAACTCATCCCAGTTCGGATTGTAGGCTGCAACTCGCCTACATGAAGTTGGAGTTGCTAGTAATCGCGAATCAGAATGTCGCGGTGAATACGTTCCCGGGCCTTGTACACACCGCCCGTCACACCATGAGAGCTGGTAACACCCGAAGTCCGTGAGGTAACCGCAAGGAGCCAGCGGCCGAAGGTGGGATTAGTGATTGGGGTGAAGTCGTAACAAGGTAGCCGTAGGAGAACCTGCGGCTGGATCACCTCCTTTCTAAGGATATATGTTTAGGGAGAACCTAAGCAAAAAGGTTTATGTCTTCTGTTCAATTTTGAAAGATCATAGAATCTTTCAAAATTATATGTTCGCTAGAAGCGAGCAGTACGAGGAAGCAAGGAACGAATGAGCGAATAATACTTATGTATATGAGCGAAATGAGTGACGTAGCTGACGAAGTAATGCGAAGCTTATAGTAGAGCAGATTGTTCTTTGAAAATTGCATAGTTACAATAAAGACTTTAAAATCTATTATAGATTTACTGATTTATATACCTATACTAATCTAGTAAAGATTGTATAGATTTATTCGCTAGAAACAAGCAGTACGAGGAAGCAAGGAGCGAATGAGTGAACAATACTTTTGTATGTGAACGAAATGAGCGACGTAGCTGACGAAGTAATGCGCAGTTTATAGTAGAATAAATGATAGGTCAAGCTACAAAGGGCGCAGGGCGAATGCCTTGGCACTAGGAGCCGATGAAGGACGTGATAAGCTGCGATAAGCTGTGGGTAGCCGCACATAGGCCGTGATCCACAGATTTCCGAATGGGGAAACCCACATGAGAAACCTCATGTATCCTTAAGTGAATACATAGCTTAAGGAAGGTAACCCGGGGAACTGAAACATCTAAGTACCCGGAGGAAGAGAAAGAAACATCGATTTTCTGAGTAGCGGCGAGCGAAACGGAAAGAGCCCAAACCAAGAGCTTGCTCTTGGGGTTGCGGACAGTTCATAAATACTTTGGAATTCTAGTCGAAGACAACTGGAAAGTTGCACCGCAGAATGTAATAGTCATGTAGGCGAAAGAACGAAAAAGTCAGAACTGATCCAGAGTACCACGAGACACGTGAAACCTTGTGGGAAGCAGGGAGGACCACCTCCCAAGGCTAAATACTACCTAGTGACCGATAGTGAAGCAGTACCGTGAGGGAAAGGTGAAAAGAACCCCGGGAGGGGAGTGAAATAGAACCTGAAACCCTGTGCCTACAACCGGTCGAAGCACCTTATGTGTGTGACGACGTGCTTTTTGTAGAACGAGCCAACGAGTTACGGTATGCAGCAAGGTTAAGTACTTATGGTACGTAGCCGAAGGGAAACCAAGTCTGAATAGGGCGACTAGTTGCATGCTGTAGACCCGAAACCGGGTGACCTATCCATGGCCAGGTTGAAGCGAGGGTAAAACCTCGTGGAGGACCGAACCACGTTGGTGTTGAAAAACCATGGGATGAGCTGTGGATAGCGGAGAAATTCCAATCGAACTCGGAGATAGCTGGTTCTCCTCGAAATAGCTTTAGGGCTAGCGTCTGGTAAATTAAGTGATGGAGGTAGAGCACTGAATGGGCTAGGGGGCCGCGAGGCTTACCGAACCTTATCAAACTCCGAATGCCATACACTTGTACCCAGGCAGTCAGACTGCGAATGATAAGATCCGTAGTCAAAAGGGAAACAGCCCAGACCGTCAGCTAAGGTCCCTAAATGTAGATTAAGTGGTAAAGGATGTGAGGTTTCTAAGACAACTAGGATGTTGGCTTAGAAGCAGCCACTCATTTAAAGAGTGCGTAATAGCTCACTAGTCGAGAGACCTTGCGCCGAAAATGTCCGGGGCTAAAATCTACTACCGAAGCTACGGACTCCTAACGGAGTGGTAGAGGAGCTTCCTGTATGGGCTGAAGTCGTACCGAAAGGAGCGGTGGACTGTACAGGAGTGAGAATGTTGGCATAAGTAGCGAGAATTGAGTGAGAATCTCAATGGCCGAAAATCTAAGGTTTCCTGGGGAAGGCTCGTCCGCCCAGGGTTAGTCGGGACCTAAGCCGAGGCCGAAAGGCGTAGGTGATGGACAATCGGTTGATATTCCGATACTACCAAATGACGTTATTACCAATGGAGTGACGCAGGAGGATAGGGTGTGCAGACTATTGGATGTCTGTCTAAGCACTTAGACATGTCTCTAGGCAAATCCGGAGACTAAGTTGAGGTGTGATGGGGAGCTCGTATGAGCGAAGTACCTGATTCCACGCTGCCAAGAAAAGCTTCTAGGGAGGAGTTTGGTACCCGTACCGCAAACCGACACAGGTAGATGAGGAGAGAATCCTAAGGCCAGCGGAAGAATTGCAGTTAAGGAACTCGGCAAATTGACCCCGTAACTTCGGGAGAAGGGGTGCCTACAGAAATGTAGGCCGCAGAGAATAGGCCCAAGCAACTGTTTAGCAAAAACACAGGTCTCTGCTAAAGCGAAAGCTGATGTATAGGGGCTGACGCCTGCCCGGTGCTGGAAGGTTAAGGGGATCACTTAGCGCAAGCGAAGGTGTGAACTTAAGCCCCAGTAAACGGCGGCCGTAACTATAACGGTCCTAAGGTAGCGAAATTCCTTGTCGGGTAAGTTCCGACCCGCACGAATGGCGTAATGATTTGGGCACTGTCTCAACTGCAAATCCGGCGAAATTGTAGTACCAGTGAAGATGCTGGTTACCCGCGATTGGACGGAAAGACCCCGTAGAGCTTTACTGTAGCTTAGCATTGAGATTTGGTATTGTCTGTACAGGATAGGTGGGAGACTAGGAAGCATGGGCGTCAGCCTGTGTGGAGTCATCCTTGGGATACCACCCTGACAGTACTGAATTTCTAACCGGAGGCCTTGAATCAGGTCACGGGACATTGTTAGGTGGGCAGTTTGACTGGGGCGGTCGCCTCCTAAAAAGTAACGGAGGCGCCCAAAGGTTCCCTCAGAACGGTCGGAAATCGTTCGAAGAGTGCAAAGGCAGAAGGGAGCCTGACTGCGACACTTACAAGTGGAGCAGGGACGAAAGTCGGGCTTAGTGATCCGGTGGTTCCTCGTGGGAGGGCCATCGCTCAACGGATAAAAGCTACCTCGGGGATAACAGGCTGATCTCCCCCAAGAGTCCACATCGACGGGGAGGTTTGGCACCTCGATGTCGGCTCGTCGCATCCTGGGGCTGTAGTAGGTCCCAAGGGTTGGGCTGTTCGCCCATTAAAGCGGCACGCGAGCTGGGTTCAGAACGTCGTGAGACAGTTCGGTCCCTATCCGTCGCGGGCGTAGGAAATTTGAGAGGAGCTGTCCTTAGTACGAGAGGACCGGGATGGACTGACCTCTGGTGTACCAGTTGTTCCGCCAGGAGCACAGCTGGGTAGCTATGTCGGGAAGGGATAAACGCTGAAAGCATCTAAGCGTGAAGCCCACCTCAAGATAAGATTTCCCATGACGTTAAGTCAGTAAGACCCCTGGAAGACTACCAGGTTGATAGGTCAGAGGTGTAAGTGTGGTAACATATTTAGCTGACTGATACTAATAGGTCGAGGGCTTGTCCAATGTATATAAAAAAGTTTATTGTAGCATGCAATTTTGAAAGAACAATATCTTTCAAATCTGGTGATGATGCCTCTAAGGGATACACCCGTTCCCATACCGAACACGATGGTTAAGCCTCAGAGGGCCGATGGTACTGCACGGGAGACTGTGTGGGAGAGTAGGATGTTGCCAGGTAGGTTAAAATAAAAGCATTGAGATTATCTCAATGCTTTTATTTTTTTACATTTATGTTGGAAAATTATACTTTGACTAGAAATATAACTAAAAAGGTAAAAGTATGTTATAATAAGGTTAAAAATGTTTATTTAATTAATTTATTATATTTATAGGATGGAGTAATAATATGATAAATGGTATCAGTGGTATAGAGGAAATAATTGAAGGATTAGAAGTAAGGCCACGTTATATATTAAATATAGAAAAGTTAGTTTTCTTAAAAAATAAGTGTAAAACAATTGTAAAGAATATTAATGATGATAAAGAATTATTTAAGATATATTATTTAATGGGATTATTGGAAAGAAGTTTCGTAGAATATGAAAAAGCTATAATAAAATTTAAAAAAGCTTTAGAGTACGCATGGAAAATTGATGATAAAATTTGGTGTGCTAGGAATTTTGTTAATATAGGAATGATATATAGTAAGATTAAGGATGATGAGAATTCTCAAAAATATTTAAAATTAGGATTTGACTTAATAAAGAATCATGATGATTTAGATGAAACATTAATCATACATATTCAATCTATATTAAAAAATAAGTATGAAAAATATAACAAGGATAAATTGGAAAAAGAGTTAGAGCGGTTATTTGACTATATCAGTGAAGGTAATAAAAAAGAATATGGATATTATTGTATAATTATAGGTACAAGATACATAGAATTACTAAATAATTATACTATGGGTATGAAGTGCTTATTGAAAGCTTTAGAGATAGCTGAAACTTATAAACTTATAGAAGTAAAATGTATAGTTATGTATAACATAGGCGTTAGTTATTATGATGGAATGCATAAATATAAGGAAGCAATAAGATATTTAGAGCCAATAGTGTATAATTCTCAATATGAATTCATGGATATTAATTTAAGATGTTCATCAGCAGTAACATTGGTAGAATCGTATATATATACTAATGAATTTCAGAATGTAGATTTTTGTATAAATTACATAATTAACAATAAGGCTAAACTAAGTAAATTCGTTAAAGATAGTATAGAAGCAATGATTCTATACTTAAAGGCATCTATAGGATTTGCAAGAGGAGATAACTTCAATGAAGCATTGAAATATGCAATGAGAGCACAAGAAAGTTACAATATAAATGTAGATACCTTTGCATTTAGCCATTTTGATTTTAATTTAATTATGCTTATAGGAAAGATATATTTTGCATTACAAGACTATGAAAAATCTATAGAGACGTATAAAGAAGCTATTTGCATAGGTCAAAGGTGGGGACACTCATATGAAATGAAGGCATATGAAGCATTAGCAGATTCATATGAAAAAATCGAAGACTATAATAATGCATTAAAATATTATAAGAAATATGATAAGTTATTTGAAGAATATGCTGAGATGGAGAATATGGAATTAGTTCATAAAGAATTTGAAAAGGTAGCTATGGATGAAAGAATAAAAGAATTGTCAGAAATTAATGAAATCATAGAAAGAGAATTGTATGTAGATTCATTAACATCTTTGTTTAATAGAAAGTATTTAAATAACGTCATAAAAGATAATGGTGAAGTTCGTAGAATTTCGGTAATGATGTTAGATATAGATTATTTTAAACTTTACAATGACAACTATGGGCATATAATGGGTGATGAAGTTTTAGAAAAGGTGGCTAAGACTATTAAGTCATGTTGCAATGAAGAAAGTGATAAGGCTATAAGATATGGTGGAGAGGAATTTTTAATATTATCATATACTGAGAATGTTAATTATATTGAAGGATTGAGAGATAAGATAAAAGAAAGTTTATATAGTGTGAATATTGAACATAAATATTCAAAAGTTAGTGATAGAGTTACTATAAGTATTGGTATAAGTAATGGTGTTACTAATAATAAAAATGATTATTTAAGATTAATTGAGGAAGCGGATAAAGATTTATATAACGAAAAGAGACATCGCAGTTTTAAGGATGGTATATAGATATTACTTTAGGGGGAAATATGATAGAGTATAAATTTATCGAGGAAAGTATAGATAAGGTACGTAATTATGGTAAATTTCCTTTAAAATTTGAAGAGTTAAATTCTATAAAGAAATCTGTAAATGAGTACATCAATTATATTAAAAAAGGTACCTTGTTTCATGAACAATCAAAGTGCTATTTCCTTATAGGATTGATTAATCTTATAGTTAAAGAAGATGAGATGGCATTAGAAGACATAAAAAAAGCTATTACTTTATTAAGTAATAGTGATTTGGCAGATACAGAGTATGAGGCTGTTTTGAAGGGTTATTTATCTATAATCTATTTTCAGCAAGGTGACATAATAGAATTTGAAAAATCATTTAAAGAAGCAGAAGAAAAATTTAAGATATTAGCTTCTTATGAAGAATTACTTAATTTATATTTAATGATAGTAGAATTACTTTCTAGAAAAGAAGAATTTTATGATGATATAAATAAGTATTTAGAAAAAATACATAAGATAGTAAGTGATAGTGAAGTAGATAATCTAGATCTTTGTTATTATACATTAGGTAAAGTAAATACTCTTGTTTTTAATAATATAATTGGA
Above is a genomic segment from Clostridium bornimense containing:
- a CDS encoding tetratricopeptide repeat-containing diguanylate cyclase — its product is MINGISGIEEIIEGLEVRPRYILNIEKLVFLKNKCKTIVKNINDDKELFKIYYLMGLLERSFVEYEKAIIKFKKALEYAWKIDDKIWCARNFVNIGMIYSKIKDDENSQKYLKLGFDLIKNHDDLDETLIIHIQSILKNKYEKYNKDKLEKELERLFDYISEGNKKEYGYYCIIIGTRYIELLNNYTMGMKCLLKALEIAETYKLIEVKCIVMYNIGVSYYDGMHKYKEAIRYLEPIVYNSQYEFMDINLRCSSAVTLVESYIYTNEFQNVDFCINYIINNKAKLSKFVKDSIEAMILYLKASIGFARGDNFNEALKYAMRAQESYNINVDTFAFSHFDFNLIMLIGKIYFALQDYEKSIETYKEAICIGQRWGHSYEMKAYEALADSYEKIEDYNNALKYYKKYDKLFEEYAEMENMELVHKEFEKVAMDERIKELSEINEIIERELYVDSLTSLFNRKYLNNVIKDNGEVRRISVMMLDIDYFKLYNDNYGHIMGDEVLEKVAKTIKSCCNEESDKAIRYGGEEFLILSYTENVNYIEGLRDKIKESLYSVNIEHKYSKVSDRVTISIGISNGVTNNKNDYLRLIEEADKDLYNEKRHRSFKDGI